The segment TCTCTGTTTATTATTCAAGAGAAAAAAGAGTGTAATGAATCGGTCCCGCCGAACAAGCCCTCTTCTGAAAACCGGCACCTGCCGAGGGAACAAGCCCGAGACACTCACTTCAATCTGTCCTTTCAGCCCCATACTGGACTGAGCACCCGTCTCTGTGATATCCTGTTGATGGGAACTGTAACAGTGGTGGGGCAACCCCCGCTGTTTTGGACTGCGCGTGATCGGCGATCAGCGAACGCGAGAAGTAACCCGCGAACCTGTGCAGGGAGGCGGGTTACTTCTTTTTGAATGATATAGACACCACAAGCGATTTTTCGGCAAAGGAGGGCGTCGGATGCATCAAACCCAGACATTGAGAGAGAAAATCTCTCTGTTTTTCGTGATTTTATGGCCCGTTTTGGTCACACAAGTCGGTTTATATTCCATGAGTTTGTTTAATACGATGATGTCAGGCCAAGCCGGAACGGATGATCTTGCCGGCGTGGCGATCGGCGCCAGTCTCTGGATGCCCATCTTTACCGGCATCAACGGAATTCTGATGTCTGTCACACCGATTGTTTCCCAGTTGATCGGCGGTGGCCAACATCACAAAATTTCCGGAGCGGTGACACAAGCCCTGTATTTATCTGTCCTGCTCGCCGGGACCGTTGTACTTGCCGGTATCGTTTTTCTTGAGCCACTGCTTTCATTGATGAATCTGGACCCCGCCGTACAACACATCGCAAAACATTATTTGATCGGGCTGTCAGTCGGCATCCTCCCATTGTTCGCAGCAAATGTGCTTCGCTATTTTTTTGATGCCCAAGGGCATACCCGGATCATGATGATGATCATGTTGATGGCGGTTCCCTTCAACATTGCGCTGAACTATATGTTGGTTTTCGGTAAGTTCGGCTTTCCGCAATTGGGGGGAATCGGCTCCGGATACGCGAGTGGAATCACCTACTGGCTCATCTTCATCATCGGGATCGTGATCACCTTCAAGGTCGAAGTGATGCGCAAATACGCCCTGTTTGTCCGTTGGTTTGCTCCCTCTGTGAAAGCCTGGAAAGAACAACTGGCCATCGGTGTCCCCATGGGACTCTCCGTCTTTTTTGAGGCGAGTATTTTTGCCGTGGTCACGCTGATGATGGGTATGATGTTCAATACGGTGACAGTTGCCGCGCACCAAGCCGCCATCAATTTTACATCCCTCCTTTTTATGATCCCCTTAAGCATTTCGATGGCTTTAACGATTGTGGTCGGTTTTGAGGTGGGAGGGAAAAGATTTGCGGATGCAAAACAATACAGTCGCTTCGGCGTGCTCTCCGCTGTGGGCTTAATTGCAGTCGCCTCTGTTTTCCTTTATTTTTTCCGCGGATGGATCGCCGGCTTTTATACCGACAATCCGGAAGTGATCACATGGGTGAAGCAGTTCTTGATCTTTGCGATTTTTTATCAGCTTTCGGATGCCGCCCAGGCATCACTTCAGGGGGTGCTTCGCGGTTATAAAGATGTCACGATCCCATTTATCACGGCACTCATCTCCTATTGGGGAATCGGGATTCCCGTCGGATACGGGCTGGCCTCCTTCACGGCTCTGGGTCCATTCGGCTTCTGGTTGGGGATCACCATCGGCCTGACCTG is part of the Kroppenstedtia eburnea genome and harbors:
- a CDS encoding MATE family efflux transporter; its protein translation is MHQTQTLREKISLFFVILWPVLVTQVGLYSMSLFNTMMSGQAGTDDLAGVAIGASLWMPIFTGINGILMSVTPIVSQLIGGGQHHKISGAVTQALYLSVLLAGTVVLAGIVFLEPLLSLMNLDPAVQHIAKHYLIGLSVGILPLFAANVLRYFFDAQGHTRIMMMIMLMAVPFNIALNYMLVFGKFGFPQLGGIGSGYASGITYWLIFIIGIVITFKVEVMRKYALFVRWFAPSVKAWKEQLAIGVPMGLSVFFEASIFAVVTLMMGMMFNTVTVAAHQAAINFTSLLFMIPLSISMALTIVVGFEVGGKRFADAKQYSRFGVLSAVGLIAVASVFLYFFRGWIAGFYTDNPEVITWVKQFLIFAIFYQLSDAAQASLQGVLRGYKDVTIPFITALISYWGIGIPVGYGLASFTALGPFGFWLGITIGLTCAFVGFLVRLLFIQKRIATNLPRQKGPSVA